A part of Andrena cerasifolii isolate SP2316 chromosome 10, iyAndCera1_principal, whole genome shotgun sequence genomic DNA contains:
- the Mgat2 gene encoding alpha-1,6-mannosyl-glycoprotein 2-beta-N-acetylglucosaminyltransferase isoform X3 encodes MVNRPSAFDYFPQQYQFDCTGSSSNNESFAACTLRDVERSRRNVRMRGVTLLGAVRSVRGTFLRTLVLVFLATFLWLQLHVISLTGRDTVGQTANETLFALVPQELHRFLKERRNGSTLTNSSSEALTEFEIAEIRRSIRKANAEQKVYNEEAFGPLAIDAPVIVIQVHTRLTYLRHLIVSLAQARGIEQTLLVFSHDVWHPEINYLVQSVDFCRVIQIFYPHSIQTHPRSFPGEDPNDCPRNIRKEQALSLGCINAKHPDLYGHYREAKFTQTKHHWWWKANRVFDQLSITRNHTGMVLFLEEDHYVAEDFLHVLRLMERTCKHSCERCNVLSLGTYLKTYNYFADFGRKQAEVIPWISSKHNMGMAFNRVTWIKLKKCASQFCSYDDYNWDWSLQHIAQTCLPPSKGVGVAPRTESGLVTMMMRAPRVFHIGECGVHHKKTNCESTAAIAKVQNVLRAARDHLFPTQLMLTVAGTAKKTKLRKGNGGWGDVRDHRLCWNITASPDLVLP; translated from the exons AACGGTCGCGTAGGAATGTCAGGATGAGAG GAGTGACGCTGCTCGGAGCGGTAAGATCAGTCCGTGGAACGTTCCTAAGAACTCTCGTTCTCGTCTTCCTGGCGACGTTTCTCTGGCTACAGCTCCACGTGATCAGCCTGACTGGCCGAGACACCGTTGGGCAGACAGCGAACGAGACGCTGTTCGCACTTGTGCCGCAAGAACTGCACAG GTTCCTCAAGGAGCGTCGAAATGGCTCCACGCTGACGAACTCCAGCTCGGAGGCCTTGACCGAGTTCGAGATTGCGGAGATTCGAAGAAGCATACGTAAGGCGAATGCTGAGCAGAAGGTGTACAACGAGGAGGCGTTCGGTCCTCTGGCCATCGACGCCCCCGTGATAGTGATCCAGGTGCACACGCGGCTTACCTACCTCAGACACTTGATAGTGTCGTTGGCGCAGGCCAGAGGCATCGAGCAGACCCTCCTCGTCTTCAGCCACGACGTCTGGCACCCGGAGATCAACTACTTGGTCCAGAGCGTCGACTTCTGCCGCGTCATACAGATCTTCTACCCTCACAGCATACAGACGCACCCCAGGAGCTTCCCGGGCGAGGACCCCAACGATTGCCCGCGAAACATTCGCAAGGAGCA AGCCCTGAGCCTCGGATGTATCAACGCGAAGCACCCGGACCTGTACGGCCATTACAGGGAGGCCAAGTTCACGCAGACCAAGCACCACTGGTGGTGGAAGGCGAATCGCGTATTCGATCAGCTGTCGATCACCAGGAACCACACCGGTATGGTGCTGTTCCTCGAGGAGGACCACTACGTCGCCGAGGACTTTCTCCACGTGCTCAGGCTGATGGAGCGCACCTGTAAGCACAGCTGCGAGAGATGCAACGTCCTCTCCTTGGGCACCTATCTCAAGACTTACAATTACTTTGCGGACTTCGGTCGAAAG CAGGCCGAGGTGATTCCCTGGATCTCGAGCAAACACAACATGGGCATGGCTTTCAATCGCGTCACGTGGATCAAGCTGAAGAAGTGCGCCTCTCAGTTCTGCTCGTACGACGACTACAACTGGGACTGGAGCCTTCAGCACATCGCGCAGACCTGTCTGCCTCCTAGCAAAGGAGTCGGTGTCGCGCCTCGCACCGAGTCCGGCCTGGTCACGATGATGATGAGGGCGCCCAGGGTCTTTCACATAGGCGAATG TGGAGTCCACCACAAGAAGACGAACTGCGAGTCGACCGCCGCGATAGCGAAGGTTCAGAATGTTCTGAGGGCCGCCCGGGACCACCTATTCCCTACGCAACTGATGCTCACCGTAGCTGGCACTGCGAAAAAGACGAAGCTCAGAAAGGGTAACGGTGGATGGGGCGACGTGCGGGATCACCGGCTCTGTTGGAACATCACCGCCTCCCCGGATCTGGTTCTGCCTTGA
- the Mgat2 gene encoding alpha-1,6-mannosyl-glycoprotein 2-beta-N-acetylglucosaminyltransferase isoform X1 has translation MVNRPSAFDYFPQQYQFDCTGSSSNNESFAACTLRDVERSRRNVRMRGVTLLGAVRSVRGTFLRTLVLVFLATFLWLQLHVISLTGRDTVGQTANETLFALVPQELHRFLKERRNGSTLTNSSSEALTEFEIAEIRRSIRKANAEQKVYNEEAFGPLAIDAPVIVIQVHTRLTYLRHLIVSLAQARGIEQTLLVFSHDVWHPEINYLVQSVDFCRVIQIFYPHSIQTHPRSFPGEDPNDCPRNIRKEQALSLGCINAKHPDLYGHYREAKFTQTKHHWWWKANRVFDQLSITRNHTGMVLFLEEDHYVAEDFLHVLRLMERTCKHSCERCNVLSLGTYLKTYNYFADFGRKFLGVNSALQKELLRGLKRRESSFVGQRSAKTEDSNGGTGVLPSSSVATGTSATGNATVTGYGAGQSVARTAHTPPPASWAFQLLPGLYNHYQKQAEVIPWISSKHNMGMAFNRVTWIKLKKCASQFCSYDDYNWDWSLQHIAQTCLPPSKGVGVAPRTESGLVTMMMRAPRVFHIGECGVHHKKTNCESTAAIAKVQNVLRAARDHLFPTQLMLTVAGTAKKTKLRKGNGGWGDVRDHRLCWNITASPDLVLP, from the exons AACGGTCGCGTAGGAATGTCAGGATGAGAG GAGTGACGCTGCTCGGAGCGGTAAGATCAGTCCGTGGAACGTTCCTAAGAACTCTCGTTCTCGTCTTCCTGGCGACGTTTCTCTGGCTACAGCTCCACGTGATCAGCCTGACTGGCCGAGACACCGTTGGGCAGACAGCGAACGAGACGCTGTTCGCACTTGTGCCGCAAGAACTGCACAG GTTCCTCAAGGAGCGTCGAAATGGCTCCACGCTGACGAACTCCAGCTCGGAGGCCTTGACCGAGTTCGAGATTGCGGAGATTCGAAGAAGCATACGTAAGGCGAATGCTGAGCAGAAGGTGTACAACGAGGAGGCGTTCGGTCCTCTGGCCATCGACGCCCCCGTGATAGTGATCCAGGTGCACACGCGGCTTACCTACCTCAGACACTTGATAGTGTCGTTGGCGCAGGCCAGAGGCATCGAGCAGACCCTCCTCGTCTTCAGCCACGACGTCTGGCACCCGGAGATCAACTACTTGGTCCAGAGCGTCGACTTCTGCCGCGTCATACAGATCTTCTACCCTCACAGCATACAGACGCACCCCAGGAGCTTCCCGGGCGAGGACCCCAACGATTGCCCGCGAAACATTCGCAAGGAGCA AGCCCTGAGCCTCGGATGTATCAACGCGAAGCACCCGGACCTGTACGGCCATTACAGGGAGGCCAAGTTCACGCAGACCAAGCACCACTGGTGGTGGAAGGCGAATCGCGTATTCGATCAGCTGTCGATCACCAGGAACCACACCGGTATGGTGCTGTTCCTCGAGGAGGACCACTACGTCGCCGAGGACTTTCTCCACGTGCTCAGGCTGATGGAGCGCACCTGTAAGCACAGCTGCGAGAGATGCAACGTCCTCTCCTTGGGCACCTATCTCAAGACTTACAATTACTTTGCGGACTTCGGTCGAAAG TTCCTCGGCGTCAACAGCGCCCTGCAAAAGGAGCTGCTGCGTGGATTAAAGCGGCGGGAGTCGTCGTTCGTGGGCCAGCGATCGGCCAAGACCGAGGACAGCAACGGCGGGACGGGCGTATTGCCAAGCAGCAGCGTCGCCACCGGGACGAGCGCAACCGGCAACGCCACAGTCACCGGATACGGGGCTGGCCAGTCCGTCGCTCGGACCGCGCACACGCCACCGCCCGCTTCGTGGGCCTTCCAGCTCCTGCCCGGTCTCTACAATCACTACCAAAAG CAGGCCGAGGTGATTCCCTGGATCTCGAGCAAACACAACATGGGCATGGCTTTCAATCGCGTCACGTGGATCAAGCTGAAGAAGTGCGCCTCTCAGTTCTGCTCGTACGACGACTACAACTGGGACTGGAGCCTTCAGCACATCGCGCAGACCTGTCTGCCTCCTAGCAAAGGAGTCGGTGTCGCGCCTCGCACCGAGTCCGGCCTGGTCACGATGATGATGAGGGCGCCCAGGGTCTTTCACATAGGCGAATG TGGAGTCCACCACAAGAAGACGAACTGCGAGTCGACCGCCGCGATAGCGAAGGTTCAGAATGTTCTGAGGGCCGCCCGGGACCACCTATTCCCTACGCAACTGATGCTCACCGTAGCTGGCACTGCGAAAAAGACGAAGCTCAGAAAGGGTAACGGTGGATGGGGCGACGTGCGGGATCACCGGCTCTGTTGGAACATCACCGCCTCCCCGGATCTGGTTCTGCCTTGA
- the Mgat2 gene encoding alpha-1,6-mannosyl-glycoprotein 2-beta-N-acetylglucosaminyltransferase isoform X2, translated as MVNRPSAFDYFPQQYQFDCTGSSSNNESFAACTLRDVERSRRNVRMRGVTLLGAVRSVRGTFLRTLVLVFLATFLWLQLHVISLTGRDTVGQTANETLFALVPQELHRFLKERRNGSTLTNSSSEALTEFEIAEIRRSIRKANAEQKVYNEEAFGPLAIDAPVIVIQVHTRLTYLRHLIVSLAQARGIEQTLLVFSHDVWHPEINYLVQSVDFCRVIQIFYPHSIQTHPRSFPGEDPNDCPRNIRKEQALSLGCINAKHPDLYGHYREAKFTQTKHHWWWKANRVFDQLSITRNHTGMVLFLEEDHYVAEDFLHVLRLMERTCKHSCERCNVLSLGTYLKTYNYFADFGRKFLGVNSALQKELLRGLKRRESSFVGQRSAKTEDSNGGTGVLPSSSVATGTSATGNATVTGYGAGQSVARTAHTPPPASWAFQLLPGLYNHYQKAEVIPWISSKHNMGMAFNRVTWIKLKKCASQFCSYDDYNWDWSLQHIAQTCLPPSKGVGVAPRTESGLVTMMMRAPRVFHIGECGVHHKKTNCESTAAIAKVQNVLRAARDHLFPTQLMLTVAGTAKKTKLRKGNGGWGDVRDHRLCWNITASPDLVLP; from the exons AACGGTCGCGTAGGAATGTCAGGATGAGAG GAGTGACGCTGCTCGGAGCGGTAAGATCAGTCCGTGGAACGTTCCTAAGAACTCTCGTTCTCGTCTTCCTGGCGACGTTTCTCTGGCTACAGCTCCACGTGATCAGCCTGACTGGCCGAGACACCGTTGGGCAGACAGCGAACGAGACGCTGTTCGCACTTGTGCCGCAAGAACTGCACAG GTTCCTCAAGGAGCGTCGAAATGGCTCCACGCTGACGAACTCCAGCTCGGAGGCCTTGACCGAGTTCGAGATTGCGGAGATTCGAAGAAGCATACGTAAGGCGAATGCTGAGCAGAAGGTGTACAACGAGGAGGCGTTCGGTCCTCTGGCCATCGACGCCCCCGTGATAGTGATCCAGGTGCACACGCGGCTTACCTACCTCAGACACTTGATAGTGTCGTTGGCGCAGGCCAGAGGCATCGAGCAGACCCTCCTCGTCTTCAGCCACGACGTCTGGCACCCGGAGATCAACTACTTGGTCCAGAGCGTCGACTTCTGCCGCGTCATACAGATCTTCTACCCTCACAGCATACAGACGCACCCCAGGAGCTTCCCGGGCGAGGACCCCAACGATTGCCCGCGAAACATTCGCAAGGAGCA AGCCCTGAGCCTCGGATGTATCAACGCGAAGCACCCGGACCTGTACGGCCATTACAGGGAGGCCAAGTTCACGCAGACCAAGCACCACTGGTGGTGGAAGGCGAATCGCGTATTCGATCAGCTGTCGATCACCAGGAACCACACCGGTATGGTGCTGTTCCTCGAGGAGGACCACTACGTCGCCGAGGACTTTCTCCACGTGCTCAGGCTGATGGAGCGCACCTGTAAGCACAGCTGCGAGAGATGCAACGTCCTCTCCTTGGGCACCTATCTCAAGACTTACAATTACTTTGCGGACTTCGGTCGAAAG TTCCTCGGCGTCAACAGCGCCCTGCAAAAGGAGCTGCTGCGTGGATTAAAGCGGCGGGAGTCGTCGTTCGTGGGCCAGCGATCGGCCAAGACCGAGGACAGCAACGGCGGGACGGGCGTATTGCCAAGCAGCAGCGTCGCCACCGGGACGAGCGCAACCGGCAACGCCACAGTCACCGGATACGGGGCTGGCCAGTCCGTCGCTCGGACCGCGCACACGCCACCGCCCGCTTCGTGGGCCTTCCAGCTCCTGCCCGGTCTCTACAATCACTACCAAAAG GCCGAGGTGATTCCCTGGATCTCGAGCAAACACAACATGGGCATGGCTTTCAATCGCGTCACGTGGATCAAGCTGAAGAAGTGCGCCTCTCAGTTCTGCTCGTACGACGACTACAACTGGGACTGGAGCCTTCAGCACATCGCGCAGACCTGTCTGCCTCCTAGCAAAGGAGTCGGTGTCGCGCCTCGCACCGAGTCCGGCCTGGTCACGATGATGATGAGGGCGCCCAGGGTCTTTCACATAGGCGAATG TGGAGTCCACCACAAGAAGACGAACTGCGAGTCGACCGCCGCGATAGCGAAGGTTCAGAATGTTCTGAGGGCCGCCCGGGACCACCTATTCCCTACGCAACTGATGCTCACCGTAGCTGGCACTGCGAAAAAGACGAAGCTCAGAAAGGGTAACGGTGGATGGGGCGACGTGCGGGATCACCGGCTCTGTTGGAACATCACCGCCTCCCCGGATCTGGTTCTGCCTTGA
- the Mgat2 gene encoding alpha-1,6-mannosyl-glycoprotein 2-beta-N-acetylglucosaminyltransferase isoform X4: MVNRPSAFDYFPQQYQFDCTGSSSNNESFAACTLRDVERSRRNVRMRGVTLLGAVRSVRGTFLRTLVLVFLATFLWLQLHVISLTGRDTVGQTANETLFALVPQELHRFLKERRNGSTLTNSSSEALTEFEIAEIRRSIRKANAEQKVYNEEAFGPLAIDAPVIVIQVHTRLTYLRHLIVSLAQARGIEQTLLVFSHDVWHPEINYLVQSVDFCRVIQIFYPHSIQTHPRSFPGEDPNDCPRNIRKEQALSLGCINAKHPDLYGHYREAKFTQTKHHWWWKANRVFDQLSITRNHTGMVLFLEEDHYVAEDFLHVLRLMERTCKHSCERCNVLSLGTYLKTYNYFADFGRKAEVIPWISSKHNMGMAFNRVTWIKLKKCASQFCSYDDYNWDWSLQHIAQTCLPPSKGVGVAPRTESGLVTMMMRAPRVFHIGECGVHHKKTNCESTAAIAKVQNVLRAARDHLFPTQLMLTVAGTAKKTKLRKGNGGWGDVRDHRLCWNITASPDLVLP; encoded by the exons AACGGTCGCGTAGGAATGTCAGGATGAGAG GAGTGACGCTGCTCGGAGCGGTAAGATCAGTCCGTGGAACGTTCCTAAGAACTCTCGTTCTCGTCTTCCTGGCGACGTTTCTCTGGCTACAGCTCCACGTGATCAGCCTGACTGGCCGAGACACCGTTGGGCAGACAGCGAACGAGACGCTGTTCGCACTTGTGCCGCAAGAACTGCACAG GTTCCTCAAGGAGCGTCGAAATGGCTCCACGCTGACGAACTCCAGCTCGGAGGCCTTGACCGAGTTCGAGATTGCGGAGATTCGAAGAAGCATACGTAAGGCGAATGCTGAGCAGAAGGTGTACAACGAGGAGGCGTTCGGTCCTCTGGCCATCGACGCCCCCGTGATAGTGATCCAGGTGCACACGCGGCTTACCTACCTCAGACACTTGATAGTGTCGTTGGCGCAGGCCAGAGGCATCGAGCAGACCCTCCTCGTCTTCAGCCACGACGTCTGGCACCCGGAGATCAACTACTTGGTCCAGAGCGTCGACTTCTGCCGCGTCATACAGATCTTCTACCCTCACAGCATACAGACGCACCCCAGGAGCTTCCCGGGCGAGGACCCCAACGATTGCCCGCGAAACATTCGCAAGGAGCA AGCCCTGAGCCTCGGATGTATCAACGCGAAGCACCCGGACCTGTACGGCCATTACAGGGAGGCCAAGTTCACGCAGACCAAGCACCACTGGTGGTGGAAGGCGAATCGCGTATTCGATCAGCTGTCGATCACCAGGAACCACACCGGTATGGTGCTGTTCCTCGAGGAGGACCACTACGTCGCCGAGGACTTTCTCCACGTGCTCAGGCTGATGGAGCGCACCTGTAAGCACAGCTGCGAGAGATGCAACGTCCTCTCCTTGGGCACCTATCTCAAGACTTACAATTACTTTGCGGACTTCGGTCGAAAG GCCGAGGTGATTCCCTGGATCTCGAGCAAACACAACATGGGCATGGCTTTCAATCGCGTCACGTGGATCAAGCTGAAGAAGTGCGCCTCTCAGTTCTGCTCGTACGACGACTACAACTGGGACTGGAGCCTTCAGCACATCGCGCAGACCTGTCTGCCTCCTAGCAAAGGAGTCGGTGTCGCGCCTCGCACCGAGTCCGGCCTGGTCACGATGATGATGAGGGCGCCCAGGGTCTTTCACATAGGCGAATG TGGAGTCCACCACAAGAAGACGAACTGCGAGTCGACCGCCGCGATAGCGAAGGTTCAGAATGTTCTGAGGGCCGCCCGGGACCACCTATTCCCTACGCAACTGATGCTCACCGTAGCTGGCACTGCGAAAAAGACGAAGCTCAGAAAGGGTAACGGTGGATGGGGCGACGTGCGGGATCACCGGCTCTGTTGGAACATCACCGCCTCCCCGGATCTGGTTCTGCCTTGA
- the LOC143374221 gene encoding protein D2, with the protein MKYFAIVGVLICGAHVIAATSVQSAFEAAKVVPDIIAAAPADKIEVKYGGKAVEFGNEFTPTETQKIPEIHYKHEGGVLYTIVMTDPDAPTGKGYNREFRHWLVGNIPEENIAKGEVLAEYVGPAPPKGTGKHRYVFLVYKQTQGSITFDERRLSSRDGPRRKRFSIKKFAEKYNLEGPISGNFMKAEYDDNVPQYAKLMGF; encoded by the exons ATGAAGTACTTCGCTATAGTAG GTGTTCTGATTTGCGGTGCCCACGTTATCGCGGCCACCAGCGTTCAGTCGGCATTCGAGGCAGCAAAAGTCGTGCCAGACATAATTGCCGCGGCCCCTGCAGACAAAATAGAG GTCAAGTACGGTGGCAAAGCGGTTGAGTTTGGAAACGAATTCACGCCAACGGAGACCCAGAAGATCCCGGAGATCCACTACAAGCACGAGGGGGGAGTGCTCTATACGATCGTGATGACTG ATCCCGACGCGCCGACTGGGAAAGGATACAACCGAGAGTTCCGGCACTGGCTGGTAGGAAACATACCAGAGGAGAACATCGCCAAGGGGGAAGTCCTCGCCGAATATGTTGGACCGGCACCGCCAAAGGGAACCGGGAAACATCGGTATGTCTTCCTGGTCTATAAACAGACCCAAGGCTCCATCACGTTCGACGAGAGAAGGCTGAGCAGCAG AGATGGCCCACGGCGAAAGCGATTCTCCATCAAGAAGTTCGCGGAGAAGTACAACCTGGAGGGGCCCATCTCTGGGAACTTCATGAAGGCGGAGTACGACGATAACGTGCCGCAGTACGCCAAGCTTATGGGATTCTAA
- the LOC143374220 gene encoding protein D2 isoform X1, translating to MSLLLMNATSLIAKRPLVEIGTRLLSSMAQALQTHGVVPDVIDKVPPSELSVAYPNNNVVEIGKVLTPTQVKDPPTVTWTAEANVLYTLCMTDPDAPSRKEPKFREWHHWLVGNIPGNDVSKGEVLSAYIGAGPPEGTGLHRYVFLVYKQPEKITFTEKCLTNTSGDGRPNFSIKKFASKYKLGDSIAGNMFQAEYDDYVPVLYKQLGA from the exons ATGTCACTGTTATTAATGAACGCAA CAAGCTTGATCGCGAAAAGGCCTCTCGTGGAAATCGGTACTCGTCTTCTATCGTCCATGGCTCAGGCGTTGCAAACTCACGGCGTCGTGCCCGACGTCATCGACAAGGTCCCACCGAGCGAGCTGAGCGTTGCCTATCCCAACAATAATGTTGTGGAGATCGGCAAGGTACTAACTCCAACTCAGGTGAAGGACCCACCTACCGTCACCTGGACCGCAGAGGCAAATGTCCTGTATACTCTTTGTATGACTG ATCCCGATGCCCCCAGCCGTAAAGAGCCAAAGTTCCGCGAGTGGCATCATTGGCTGGTAGGAAACATTCCTGGTAACGACGTGTCTAAAGGAGAAGTTCTCTCCGCGTACATTGGCGCTGGGCCACCAGAAGGCACGGGTCTTCATCGTTACGTCTTTCTGGTGTACAAGCAACCTGAAAAGATCACGTTCACTGAGAAATGTTTGACCAATACAAGCGGGGATGGCCGTCCAAACTTTTCCATTAAAAAGTTTGCCTCGAAGTACAAGCTTGGGGATTCGATCGCTGGCAATATGTTCCAGGCTGAGTACGATGATTACGTTCCAGTGCTGTACAAGCAACTCGGCGCCTAG
- the LOC143374220 gene encoding protein D2 isoform X2, translated as MEPVLFPSLIAKRPLVEIGTRLLSSMAQALQTHGVVPDVIDKVPPSELSVAYPNNNVVEIGKVLTPTQVKDPPTVTWTAEANVLYTLCMTDPDAPSRKEPKFREWHHWLVGNIPGNDVSKGEVLSAYIGAGPPEGTGLHRYVFLVYKQPEKITFTEKCLTNTSGDGRPNFSIKKFASKYKLGDSIAGNMFQAEYDDYVPVLYKQLGA; from the exons ATGGAACCTGTTTTGTTTC CAAGCTTGATCGCGAAAAGGCCTCTCGTGGAAATCGGTACTCGTCTTCTATCGTCCATGGCTCAGGCGTTGCAAACTCACGGCGTCGTGCCCGACGTCATCGACAAGGTCCCACCGAGCGAGCTGAGCGTTGCCTATCCCAACAATAATGTTGTGGAGATCGGCAAGGTACTAACTCCAACTCAGGTGAAGGACCCACCTACCGTCACCTGGACCGCAGAGGCAAATGTCCTGTATACTCTTTGTATGACTG ATCCCGATGCCCCCAGCCGTAAAGAGCCAAAGTTCCGCGAGTGGCATCATTGGCTGGTAGGAAACATTCCTGGTAACGACGTGTCTAAAGGAGAAGTTCTCTCCGCGTACATTGGCGCTGGGCCACCAGAAGGCACGGGTCTTCATCGTTACGTCTTTCTGGTGTACAAGCAACCTGAAAAGATCACGTTCACTGAGAAATGTTTGACCAATACAAGCGGGGATGGCCGTCCAAACTTTTCCATTAAAAAGTTTGCCTCGAAGTACAAGCTTGGGGATTCGATCGCTGGCAATATGTTCCAGGCTGAGTACGATGATTACGTTCCAGTGCTGTACAAGCAACTCGGCGCCTAG
- the LOC143374220 gene encoding protein D2 isoform X3: MAQALQTHGVVPDVIDKVPPSELSVAYPNNNVVEIGKVLTPTQVKDPPTVTWTAEANVLYTLCMTDPDAPSRKEPKFREWHHWLVGNIPGNDVSKGEVLSAYIGAGPPEGTGLHRYVFLVYKQPEKITFTEKCLTNTSGDGRPNFSIKKFASKYKLGDSIAGNMFQAEYDDYVPVLYKQLGA, encoded by the exons ATGGCTCAGGCGTTGCAAACTCACGGCGTCGTGCCCGACGTCATCGACAAGGTCCCACCGAGCGAGCTGAGCGTTGCCTATCCCAACAATAATGTTGTGGAGATCGGCAAGGTACTAACTCCAACTCAGGTGAAGGACCCACCTACCGTCACCTGGACCGCAGAGGCAAATGTCCTGTATACTCTTTGTATGACTG ATCCCGATGCCCCCAGCCGTAAAGAGCCAAAGTTCCGCGAGTGGCATCATTGGCTGGTAGGAAACATTCCTGGTAACGACGTGTCTAAAGGAGAAGTTCTCTCCGCGTACATTGGCGCTGGGCCACCAGAAGGCACGGGTCTTCATCGTTACGTCTTTCTGGTGTACAAGCAACCTGAAAAGATCACGTTCACTGAGAAATGTTTGACCAATACAAGCGGGGATGGCCGTCCAAACTTTTCCATTAAAAAGTTTGCCTCGAAGTACAAGCTTGGGGATTCGATCGCTGGCAATATGTTCCAGGCTGAGTACGATGATTACGTTCCAGTGCTGTACAAGCAACTCGGCGCCTAG